A region of Lolium rigidum isolate FL_2022 unplaced genomic scaffold, APGP_CSIRO_Lrig_0.1 contig_18504_1, whole genome shotgun sequence DNA encodes the following proteins:
- the LOC124680520 gene encoding ocs element-binding factor 1-like, which yields MLSLQEANGLDLDVMGSGFGFTPWGPDTCPSFAQLMAPTTTPTSSSSPCSSAGDAAEACGMTLEEEEAERRRRQRRKASNRLSARRSRARKQQRLEELRGTAAQLRAQKRELAARLGIAARHELAARRDNARLRAEFAALARRYREARRTLALQRLAQQLRSRARPVLQPAVGGSGVAPAFVPGPGAAMGLASLMT from the coding sequence ATGCTTTCTCTGCAGGAGGCGAACGGGCTGGACCTGGACGTCATGGGGTCGGGGTTCGGGTTCACCCCGTGGGGCCCCGACACGTGCCCCTCATTCGCCCAGCTCATGGCGCCCACCACCACGCCGACCTCCTCGTCGTCCCCCTGCTCCTCggctggcgacgcggcggaggcGTGCGGGAtgacgctggaggaggaggaggcggagcggcggcggcggcagcgccggAAGGCGTCGAACCGGCTGTCGGCGCGGCGGTCACGGGCACGCAAGCAGCAGCGGCTGGAGGAGCTCCGCGGGACGGCCGCGCAGCTCCGCGCCCAGAAGCGGGAGCTGGCCGCAAGGCTCGGCATCGCGGCGCGGCACGAGCTCGCCGCGCGACGCGACAACGCGCGCCTCCGCGCCGAGTTCGCCGCGCTCGCGCGACGGTACCGCGAGGCACGCCGGACTCTCGCGCTGCAGCGGCTCGCGCAGCAGCTCCGCTCGCGTGCTCGTCCGGTTctgcagccggccgtcggcggaTCAGGGGTAGCCCCGGCCTTCGTGCCGGGACCGGGAGCGGCGATGGGGCTGGCGTCTCTGATGACCTAG